From Alteromonas sp. RKMC-009, one genomic window encodes:
- the rph gene encoding ribonuclease PH — protein sequence MRPSGRTASQIRPVTITRNYTCHAEGSVLVEFGNTKVLCTATVEEGVPRFMKGQGKGWVTAEYSMLPRATHTRSQREAARGKQGGRTLEIQRLIARSLRAALDLKLLGENTITLDCDVIQADGGTRTASITGACVALVDALTFMRAKGIIKTNPLKFMVAALSVGIYEGTPIADLEYTEDSAAETDMNVVMTETGKLIEIQGTAEGEPFSFDEMHEMLDIAKHGLRELFDVQKASLA from the coding sequence ATGCGTCCAAGCGGCAGAACCGCCAGTCAGATCCGTCCCGTTACGATTACCCGCAATTACACTTGTCATGCTGAAGGTTCGGTTTTAGTCGAATTCGGTAATACCAAGGTACTTTGCACTGCGACGGTGGAAGAAGGTGTACCGCGTTTTATGAAAGGTCAGGGGAAGGGCTGGGTAACGGCTGAATACAGCATGCTGCCACGGGCAACGCATACCCGCAGCCAGCGTGAAGCAGCACGGGGTAAACAAGGCGGCCGTACCCTTGAAATTCAGCGCCTGATTGCCCGCTCTTTGCGTGCGGCACTTGATCTGAAACTGCTTGGCGAAAATACAATAACGCTGGATTGTGACGTTATTCAGGCTGACGGCGGAACACGTACCGCCTCTATTACCGGTGCCTGTGTTGCACTGGTAGATGCCCTTACCTTCATGCGTGCTAAAGGCATTATCAAAACTAACCCGCTGAAATTCATGGTAGCAGCATTGTCTGTGGGTATTTACGAAGGTACGCCGATTGCTGACCTGGAGTATACCGAAGATTCAGCAGCCGAAACCGACATGAACGTAGTAATGACCGAAACCGGTAAGCTGATTGAGATCCAGGGTACCGCGGAGGGCGAACCGTTCTCCTTTGATGAAATGCACGAAATGCTGGATATCGCTAAGCATGGCCTGCGTGAACTGTTTGATGTTCAGAAAGCGTCTCTTGCGTAA
- the dcm gene encoding DNA (cytosine-5-)-methyltransferase, whose amino-acid sequence MSKQNQNLNADDIRCIRERLGLGRTEFANLLGLGNQGERTVRGWENGEHLPSAKKAEAVRTLEKRMVQLAREAPFAATGSEYHFKFIDLFAGVGGIRLPFQELGGKCVFTSEWDRFAQKTYLANYGEMPHGDITQIRATDIPDHDVLLGGFPCQAFSQAGLKKGFSDTRGTMFFEIQRILVEKRPKAFLLENVKQLKGHDKGRTLKTIEAILRGDFDQSIPDDMPLSEEARHALSDKLNYWVDYKVLRAADFGAPQNRERVFIIGFDKDHFSEADINAHFRWPEPPNTPTRVGDILESASELAAKDDRYTLSDRLWTGHQKRKAEHKQKGNGFGYSLFTPDSAYTNTISARYYKDGSEILIDQSALNKNPRKLTPRECARLQGFPEAFIVDAVSQGQIYKQFGNSVCVNVIRAVASEMVAFMRRK is encoded by the coding sequence ATGAGTAAACAAAACCAGAATCTTAACGCTGATGATATCAGGTGTATACGTGAGCGGCTGGGATTAGGCAGAACAGAATTTGCAAATCTTTTGGGGTTGGGCAATCAGGGCGAGCGGACAGTTCGCGGTTGGGAAAATGGCGAGCATCTGCCTTCGGCTAAAAAAGCAGAAGCAGTGAGAACCCTGGAAAAACGCATGGTGCAACTTGCCAGAGAAGCGCCTTTCGCAGCTACCGGCTCAGAATACCACTTTAAATTTATCGATCTCTTTGCCGGAGTGGGTGGCATACGGCTTCCATTTCAGGAGTTAGGAGGTAAGTGTGTATTTACTTCAGAATGGGATAGGTTTGCACAAAAAACGTATCTTGCTAACTACGGTGAAATGCCCCACGGCGATATTACCCAAATTCGCGCGACAGATATTCCGGATCACGATGTGCTGTTGGGCGGGTTTCCCTGCCAGGCTTTTTCGCAGGCAGGTCTGAAAAAGGGATTCAGCGATACCCGCGGCACCATGTTTTTTGAAATTCAGCGCATCCTTGTTGAAAAGCGCCCGAAAGCATTCCTGCTGGAAAACGTAAAGCAGCTCAAAGGCCATGATAAGGGCCGGACACTTAAAACCATTGAGGCTATCCTGCGGGGAGATTTTGATCAGAGTATACCGGATGATATGCCTCTCAGTGAGGAAGCACGCCATGCCCTCTCAGATAAGCTGAATTACTGGGTGGACTATAAAGTGCTGCGGGCGGCAGATTTCGGTGCCCCGCAAAATCGTGAACGGGTATTTATCATCGGCTTCGATAAAGATCATTTCAGCGAAGCGGATATCAACGCACATTTTCGCTGGCCGGAACCACCAAACACACCAACCCGTGTGGGCGATATTCTTGAGAGTGCGTCTGAACTGGCAGCTAAAGATGATCGTTACACATTGTCAGACAGGCTCTGGACGGGTCATCAGAAGCGTAAAGCGGAGCATAAACAAAAAGGTAACGGGTTCGGCTATTCACTGTTTACGCCCGACAGCGCCTACACCAACACGATCAGTGCCCGCTATTATAAAGACGGGTCCGAGATCCTGATTGACCAGAGCGCACTGAACAAGAATCCGCGTAAACTGACACCAAGAGAATGTGCACGATTACAGGGCTTTCCCGAGGCATTCATCGTTGATGCCGTATCTCAGGGCCAAATCTACAAACAATTTGGCAACTCAGTCTGTGTAAATGTGATCAGGGCAGTCGCCAGTGAAATGGTGGCGTTTATGAGGCGGAAATAA
- a CDS encoding YqaA family protein, with translation MPITKKLKRTTKKMVDSRHMLKGITLASFLESTIVPVPLEAILIPLMQARREKLWSIALMATLGCVIGALFGYALGYYLFDLTGDWIINTFSDPEQFKQVSAKMEQQGFWFVLTLGIAPIPFQIAMLAAGATKYSLLLFLLATVIARSIRYFGLALAVYVAGDKAEALIRRYKTKAILALTVVVLLIWYITTLF, from the coding sequence ATGCCCATAACGAAAAAGTTAAAACGTACGACGAAGAAAATGGTGGATTCCAGGCACATGCTGAAAGGCATTACCCTGGCGTCATTTCTGGAATCTACCATCGTACCTGTGCCCCTGGAAGCGATCCTTATACCGCTGATGCAGGCAAGAAGGGAAAAGCTCTGGAGCATTGCCCTGATGGCCACTCTGGGGTGTGTTATTGGTGCATTATTCGGTTATGCGCTGGGGTATTATCTTTTCGATCTAACCGGCGACTGGATCATTAACACCTTTTCTGACCCGGAACAGTTTAAGCAAGTTTCAGCTAAAATGGAGCAGCAGGGGTTCTGGTTTGTGCTGACGCTCGGAATTGCCCCCATTCCGTTTCAGATAGCCATGCTGGCAGCGGGTGCAACAAAATACTCCCTGCTGTTGTTCTTACTGGCCACGGTCATCGCCAGGTCCATAAGGTATTTTGGTCTGGCACTGGCGGTATATGTTGCCGGAGACAAAGCTGAAGCGTTAATCAGGCGATACAAAACGAAAGCAATACTGGCACTGACTGTCGTCGTGCTGTTGATCTGGTATATCACTACATTGTTTTAA
- the tusA gene encoding sulfurtransferase TusA, with protein MGSDNPLFASPDHELDTLGLRCPEPVMMVRLKVRKMEEGETVLITADDPATERDIPGFCRFMQHTLVASQTDALPYQFLIKKGL; from the coding sequence ATGGGATCGGATAATCCCCTCTTCGCCAGCCCGGATCACGAACTGGACACACTGGGCCTCCGTTGCCCGGAACCTGTGATGATGGTGCGTCTGAAAGTGCGGAAAATGGAAGAAGGTGAAACGGTTCTGATCACCGCCGATGATCCGGCAACAGAGCGGGATATCCCGGGGTTTTGCCGGTTTATGCAACACACGCTGGTGGCAAGCCAGACTGATGCATTGCCCTATCAGTTTCTGATTAAGAAAGGGCTGTAG
- a CDS encoding alpha/beta hydrolase family protein has product MSYKKLGALVAFLFLSFSAFAAFSPQDIAKNAIYADAKISPDGDRLAIVVVQDGIRNLAVLDMKDFSTVGGMAMRGGNEVGTFYWANNDRLVMEIWRKEPWQSEPQFWGELYAINYDGTNGEIIYGFNVEERQNTRIKRKKSVDGWARVISTMPDNDNEILIASEPMNVDRIGFVQRLSASYDSIASIHRLNVYSGKLYPAKAYAPAPQSDIFTDDSGNLIMATGTNKNDDTLIFRRKGDDWEEISEQFGQAFHPVSLNEDATEVIYLDNFEQDKVGLFRMNLKTGERKEIYTDDVVSLSQVNLTTDKSSAYAIRVDDGMPAYMVFDSAGEEAKIFKDLLGALPGYNVNMVSRSADGNLWLIYATSDIDAGTYYLYNKSANSLSQLFANLEHISVNDFSETKPVSFEASDGMKIHGFVTYPVTMKQGQKVPLVTLVHGGPHYVRDLWWFDREVQLLANEGYAVLQVNYRGSGGYGGDYQAAGYKHWGDDIQQDIIDGTRYIISQGHIDKDKVCIMGGSFGGYSAVMSAELAPDLFKCAVANAGVYDLNLALEKGDITEFLTGDAYLEKVLGTDPAQLTAFSPVTHVSKLSGPVLIAHGARDRRVPLEHAERLKSALDKAGKSYEWFVKDSETHGFYDETNRGEYYQKVVNFLSETLK; this is encoded by the coding sequence ATGTCGTATAAGAAATTAGGTGCGCTGGTCGCATTTTTGTTCCTTTCTTTTTCTGCTTTTGCGGCTTTTTCACCGCAGGACATAGCTAAAAATGCTATTTACGCAGATGCCAAAATATCACCGGACGGAGATCGTCTGGCCATCGTGGTTGTGCAGGATGGCATCAGAAACCTTGCCGTGCTGGACATGAAAGATTTCTCAACGGTTGGCGGAATGGCCATGCGCGGGGGAAATGAAGTCGGTACCTTTTACTGGGCGAATAATGATCGCCTGGTAATGGAAATCTGGCGTAAAGAGCCATGGCAATCTGAACCTCAGTTCTGGGGCGAACTTTACGCTATTAATTACGACGGTACTAACGGCGAGATTATCTATGGATTCAACGTCGAAGAGCGTCAGAATACCCGGATTAAAAGAAAGAAAAGCGTAGATGGCTGGGCCCGCGTGATCAGTACGATGCCGGATAACGACAATGAGATCCTGATTGCATCAGAGCCGATGAACGTAGACCGGATTGGTTTCGTCCAGCGTCTTTCTGCAAGCTACGACAGTATCGCATCAATTCACCGTCTGAACGTTTACAGCGGCAAATTGTACCCCGCCAAGGCTTATGCGCCCGCGCCGCAATCTGACATTTTTACTGATGACAGTGGTAACCTGATCATGGCAACCGGCACAAATAAGAATGACGATACGCTTATTTTCCGTCGTAAAGGCGATGACTGGGAAGAAATCAGTGAGCAATTCGGGCAGGCTTTCCATCCGGTATCCCTGAACGAAGATGCCACGGAAGTGATTTACCTGGATAATTTTGAACAGGACAAAGTCGGCCTTTTCCGGATGAACCTCAAAACCGGTGAGCGAAAAGAAATATACACCGATGATGTAGTGTCTTTGTCTCAGGTAAATCTGACAACCGACAAGTCCTCTGCCTATGCTATCCGCGTGGATGACGGTATGCCGGCGTACATGGTTTTCGACAGTGCCGGTGAAGAGGCAAAAATCTTTAAAGATTTGTTGGGTGCCCTGCCGGGTTACAACGTGAATATGGTCAGCCGTTCAGCAGACGGCAATTTGTGGCTCATCTATGCCACCAGCGATATTGATGCCGGTACGTATTATCTTTACAACAAATCTGCCAATAGCCTGAGCCAGCTGTTCGCTAACCTCGAACACATTTCCGTAAACGACTTCTCTGAAACCAAACCGGTGAGTTTTGAAGCGTCAGACGGAATGAAAATTCACGGTTTCGTTACCTACCCTGTTACGATGAAACAGGGACAGAAAGTTCCTCTGGTAACTCTTGTTCATGGCGGTCCGCACTATGTGCGTGATTTGTGGTGGTTTGACCGTGAAGTTCAGTTACTGGCGAACGAAGGTTATGCTGTTCTTCAGGTGAACTACCGTGGTTCCGGTGGCTATGGCGGCGATTATCAGGCTGCCGGCTACAAGCACTGGGGTGACGATATTCAGCAGGATATTATCGACGGTACACGCTACATCATTTCTCAGGGACATATCGATAAAGACAAAGTGTGCATCATGGGCGGCAGTTTTGGTGGCTACTCTGCGGTCATGTCTGCAGAGCTTGCACCTGACCTGTTTAAGTGTGCCGTTGCTAATGCCGGCGTCTATGATCTGAACCTGGCACTGGAAAAAGGTGACATTACTGAATTCCTCACCGGTGATGCGTATCTGGAAAAAGTGCTGGGTACTGACCCCGCTCAGTTAACCGCATTTTCCCCTGTGACCCACGTGAGCAAACTGTCCGGTCCGGTTCTTATTGCCCATGGTGCCCGTGACCGCAGGGTTCCTCTTGAGCACGCAGAACGTCTGAAAAGTGCCCTGGACAAAGCAGGCAAATCCTATGAGTGGTTCGTGAAAGACTCGGAAACACATGGTTTCTATGATGAAACCAACCGCGGCGAGTACTATCAGAAGGTCGTGAATTTCCTGTCTGAAACATTAAAATAA
- a CDS encoding very short patch repair endonuclease, giving the protein MADVHDRATRSKNMSAIKSRNTKPELLVRRALFARGYRYRKNVKRLPGSPDIVLPKYRTCIFVHGCFWHMHEQCHLAHLPETRTAFWLTKLTQNTVRDKRHQHYLLSQGWKVIIVWECALKGVGKLPFEEVISRLEKLIHMKHGLKRALEIR; this is encoded by the coding sequence TTGGCAGACGTACACGACAGAGCTACGCGAAGTAAAAACATGTCTGCGATAAAAAGCAGAAATACAAAACCGGAACTACTGGTCCGGCGGGCGCTGTTTGCCAGAGGGTACCGTTACAGGAAAAATGTTAAGCGGTTACCGGGCTCGCCGGACATTGTGTTACCCAAATACAGAACCTGTATTTTCGTGCACGGCTGCTTCTGGCACATGCACGAACAGTGTCATCTGGCACACTTGCCGGAAACAAGAACAGCATTCTGGCTCACCAAACTTACGCAGAATACAGTGCGGGATAAACGCCACCAGCACTACCTGCTTAGTCAGGGATGGAAGGTAATTATTGTTTGGGAGTGTGCCCTTAAGGGGGTTGGCAAGCTGCCTTTTGAAGAAGTCATATCACGACTTGAGAAACTCATCCATATGAAGCACGGCCTTAAAAGAGCACTGGAAATACGCTGA
- a CDS encoding IS3 family transposase, with protein sequence MVVEELKASYSLQNLLKITGLPKSVYYYHRNTLERSCPDIGLSEKIRTIFHKHRGRYGYRRVTSALRTVGLIVNHKRVQRLMNELGLKSKVRPKRYKSYKGEVGRIAGNELNREFTAVKPNQKWVTDVTEFKVKDQKVYLSPIIDLFNQEVVSYEVRTSVALPLVTDMLKTATSKLQRHEKPLIHSDQGWQYQHKEYQNHIKANGLVQSMSRKGNCLDNAVAENFFGILKTEMYHNEKFNDADELIESIKEYIDYYNNERIKLKLKGLSPIQYRNQALAAA encoded by the coding sequence ATAGTTGTCGAAGAGCTCAAGGCTAGTTACAGCTTACAAAATCTATTAAAAATCACAGGACTCCCGAAAAGCGTTTATTACTATCATCGTAATACGCTAGAACGGTCGTGTCCCGATATTGGCTTAAGCGAAAAAATACGTACTATCTTTCATAAACATAGAGGGCGGTACGGCTATCGCAGAGTTACTTCTGCGCTGAGAACAGTAGGCTTGATAGTTAATCACAAGCGCGTACAACGCCTGATGAATGAGCTGGGGTTAAAATCCAAGGTAAGACCTAAACGTTACAAGTCCTATAAAGGTGAAGTCGGCAGAATCGCAGGCAATGAACTTAATCGAGAATTTACGGCAGTGAAGCCAAATCAAAAATGGGTGACCGATGTGACTGAGTTTAAAGTCAAAGACCAGAAAGTCTATCTGTCACCGATAATTGACCTGTTTAACCAAGAGGTTGTCAGCTATGAAGTACGCACATCGGTTGCACTGCCACTAGTCACAGACATGCTCAAAACCGCGACGAGTAAGCTACAGCGACATGAGAAGCCGCTTATTCACTCGGATCAGGGCTGGCAATACCAACATAAAGAGTACCAAAATCACATCAAAGCAAACGGGCTAGTTCAAAGCATGTCCAGGAAAGGAAATTGTTTAGACAATGCCGTCGCAGAGAACTTCTTCGGCATATTAAAAACGGAAATGTATCACAACGAGAAGTTCAACGATGCCGACGAACTGATTGAAAGCATCAAAGAATATATCGACTATTACAACAACGAGCGTATTAAGCTGAAACTAAAAGGCCTGAGTCCGATACAATATCGAAATCAGGCCTTGGCAGCCGCTTAG
- a CDS encoding YicC/YloC family endoribonuclease — translation MIYSMTAFARSEVKKDWGTAVWEVRSVNQRFLETYFRLPEQFRALEPVLRERFRKRLQRGKVECALRFSANDAAVTKLTLNEALAKEVMHAADWVQSHGQSTGVNPLDILRWPGVIAAEEADMDAIQADILAAFDDTLTQFIEARATEGDALKALIEQRLDGIEKEAAAVAEKMPAIVEWQREKIQSRFEEAKVELDPTRFEQEMVMLAQKIDVAEELDRLNAHVKETRNILKKGGACGRRLDFMMQEFNRESNTLGSKSINSEITQSAVELKVLIEQMREQIQNIE, via the coding sequence ATGATTTACAGCATGACCGCGTTTGCCCGCAGTGAAGTGAAAAAAGACTGGGGAACAGCCGTGTGGGAAGTCCGCTCGGTGAACCAGCGTTTTCTGGAAACTTACTTCCGTTTGCCTGAACAGTTCCGTGCACTGGAACCGGTGCTCCGTGAGCGCTTTCGCAAGCGTTTGCAGCGGGGAAAGGTAGAGTGCGCGCTGCGTTTCAGTGCTAACGATGCCGCTGTAACCAAACTCACGCTTAACGAGGCACTTGCGAAAGAAGTCATGCATGCTGCTGACTGGGTGCAGTCACACGGTCAGTCCACCGGAGTTAACCCCCTTGATATCCTGCGCTGGCCCGGCGTAATTGCAGCCGAAGAAGCCGATATGGATGCCATTCAGGCGGATATTCTGGCGGCATTTGACGATACCCTGACTCAGTTCATCGAAGCCCGTGCCACCGAAGGTGATGCACTTAAAGCACTCATTGAACAGCGCCTGGATGGTATTGAAAAGGAAGCCGCAGCAGTTGCTGAAAAAATGCCGGCTATTGTTGAGTGGCAGCGTGAAAAAATTCAGTCCCGTTTTGAAGAAGCCAAGGTAGAGCTTGATCCCACCCGCTTCGAGCAGGAAATGGTCATGCTGGCGCAAAAAATTGATGTGGCAGAAGAACTCGACCGTCTGAATGCCCACGTCAAAGAAACCCGTAATATCCTGAAAAAGGGTGGTGCCTGCGGCCGTCGTCTGGATTTCATGATGCAGGAATTCAACCGTGAGTCGAATACACTGGGCTCCAAGTCAATAAACTCAGAAATCACACAATCAGCTGTTGAGCTGAAAGTGCTGATTGAGCAGATGCGCGAGCAGATCCAGAATATTGAGTAA
- a CDS encoding helix-turn-helix domain-containing protein yields MSKHPRAFKLKVAECALSESSSAIGGRFNVTERQVRYWTAVYRIHGAESFRSTHRPYSQAFKTDVLKTMAANNWSLSYTSAFFDLSSPGILFQWQKLYAHDGISGLKPKKKGKPRVKKEPSAPKPSTEMTEKELREELDYLRAENAVLKKLEALAQARKKKAKTKR; encoded by the coding sequence ATGTCCAAACATCCTCGAGCCTTCAAGCTCAAAGTAGCTGAGTGTGCTTTATCTGAAAGTTCTTCGGCGATAGGTGGCAGATTTAATGTCACAGAAAGGCAGGTCCGATATTGGACTGCTGTTTATCGAATTCATGGCGCTGAAAGCTTCAGGTCTACTCACAGGCCATATTCTCAAGCATTTAAAACAGATGTGTTGAAAACAATGGCAGCTAACAACTGGTCACTTAGTTACACCAGCGCCTTCTTCGATTTATCGTCCCCTGGGATTCTTTTCCAATGGCAAAAGCTTTATGCTCACGATGGTATCTCCGGTCTAAAACCAAAGAAAAAAGGTAAACCTCGCGTGAAAAAAGAACCTTCTGCACCTAAACCATCAACTGAAATGACGGAGAAGGAACTCAGAGAAGAGTTGGACTATTTACGTGCGGAGAATGCTGTTCTAAAAAAGTTAGAAGCCTTGGCTCAAGCCAGAAAGAAAAAAGCAAAGACAAAACGATAG
- a CDS encoding DUF1206 domain-containing protein, whose product MIASTTISYIARAGYGAKTVVYILLGIFVITTAFTFLQSEEPTQDHVFRTLLEQPYGWYLLAGVVCGLICYMLWRLIQAFLNTENLDMSKAGDVITRAFFALSATIYGVGAWGAIRVLIGTGNSEKDSSKQVSQELMQQAWGGWLVAAIGTGILIFSFIQLKHACKADFMEKFNTHHMRDSEIHISRIAGRLGYLARGVVYILVGAFFIQAAIELDPSEAGGLKEAFSTILNQRYGQYGLAATGAGIAMFGIFCGFETIYRTTPGNR is encoded by the coding sequence GTGATCGCTTCAACCACTATCAGCTATATTGCCCGCGCCGGATATGGTGCAAAAACCGTTGTTTATATTCTTCTTGGTATTTTCGTTATAACCACAGCATTTACGTTTCTGCAGTCTGAAGAACCCACTCAGGACCATGTTTTCAGAACTCTCCTGGAGCAGCCTTATGGATGGTATCTGCTGGCCGGCGTAGTGTGCGGGCTCATTTGCTATATGTTATGGCGTCTTATCCAGGCCTTTCTGAATACCGAGAACCTGGATATGTCAAAAGCCGGCGATGTGATCACCAGAGCTTTCTTTGCATTATCAGCGACGATTTACGGAGTCGGGGCCTGGGGTGCAATCAGAGTACTGATTGGTACCGGTAATTCAGAGAAAGACAGCAGTAAACAGGTTTCACAGGAATTAATGCAGCAGGCGTGGGGAGGATGGCTGGTTGCTGCCATCGGTACCGGTATTCTGATATTTTCTTTCATCCAGCTAAAGCATGCCTGTAAAGCCGATTTCATGGAAAAATTTAATACTCATCATATGCGGGACAGTGAGATTCATATCAGCCGTATTGCCGGCAGACTCGGCTATCTCGCGAGGGGAGTTGTTTACATCTTAGTAGGTGCTTTTTTTATTCAGGCGGCAATTGAACTGGATCCGTCAGAGGCCGGTGGACTTAAAGAAGCATTTAGCACTATTTTAAATCAGCGGTACGGGCAATATGGACTTGCCGCGACAGGTGCCGGTATAGCCATGTTTGGCATTTTCTGTGGCTTTGAAACAATTTACCGCACCACGCCGGGAAACCGGTAA
- the pyrE gene encoding orotate phosphoribosyltransferase has protein sequence MKAFKREFIEFAIARGVLKFGEFTLKSGRTSPYFFNAGLFNKGGDLAKLGRYYAAALADSGIAFDVLFGPAYKGIPIATTTAVALADHHDMDVPYCFNRKEAKDHGEGGNLVGSPLEGRIMLVDDVITAGTAIRESMELIAQNGASLAGVLIALDRQERGKGELSAIQEVERDFGTQVVSIVSLNDVIAYLEETGAHAEHMASIRQYRESYGIG, from the coding sequence ATGAAAGCGTTTAAAAGAGAATTTATTGAGTTTGCCATCGCCCGTGGCGTGCTGAAATTTGGCGAGTTTACCCTGAAGTCAGGCCGTACAAGTCCTTACTTCTTTAATGCCGGGTTGTTTAACAAAGGTGGCGATCTGGCCAAATTGGGTCGTTACTACGCGGCAGCACTGGCGGATTCCGGCATAGCCTTCGATGTACTGTTTGGCCCTGCTTACAAAGGGATCCCTATTGCCACAACCACGGCAGTAGCATTAGCTGATCATCATGATATGGATGTGCCTTATTGTTTTAACCGTAAGGAAGCGAAAGATCACGGTGAAGGTGGTAATCTTGTTGGCAGCCCGCTGGAAGGCCGCATTATGCTGGTGGACGATGTGATCACGGCCGGAACAGCTATCCGTGAGTCAATGGAGCTTATTGCTCAGAACGGTGCCTCTCTGGCCGGTGTACTGATTGCGCTGGATCGTCAGGAACGGGGTAAAGGCGAGCTGTCTGCTATTCAGGAAGTGGAACGTGATTTTGGTACACAGGTTGTTTCCATCGTGTCTCTGAATGACGTAATTGCTTATCTGGAAGAAACCGGTGCCCACGCAGAGCACATGGCGTCAATCCGTCAGTACCGTGAGTCATATGGGATCGGATAA
- a CDS encoding metal-dependent hydrolase family protein: MKKLSLCITALLGLNTLPLQADTLIHAGNLFSATDDSLQSRMTIVVDGNKITAVKKGYISAEDGDTVIDLKNHTVMPGLMDMHVHLSSQQGPSSYMERFTLNEADYTLKAAHFAEKTLSAGFTTVRNLGDEYNETIALRKAIDKGLAQGPRIFSAGKSIATTGGHADPSNGMAHKLRPDVGPEQGVINGVAEARDAVRQRYQDGADVIKITATGGVLSVAKSGQNPQFMDDELEAIVATANDYGMTVAVHAHGKEGMKRAIKAGVTSIEHGTYMDDEIMDLMKEHGTWYTPTILAGEFVAQKAKIDGFFPELVRPKAAAIGPLIQNTFSKAYKAGVSIVFGTDSGVSAHGDNAQEFALMTEAGMPAAEALRSAMVSPAKLLNISDELGTIESGKLADIIAVEGNPLEDIRVMEKVVFVMKDGAIFKQ, encoded by the coding sequence ATGAAAAAACTCTCTTTATGTATAACAGCCCTGTTGGGACTGAACACTTTACCTCTGCAGGCAGACACCCTCATTCATGCCGGCAACTTATTTTCTGCAACTGACGACTCTCTGCAAAGCCGGATGACAATTGTGGTCGACGGCAACAAGATAACCGCGGTGAAAAAAGGCTATATCAGCGCTGAAGACGGCGACACAGTGATTGACCTTAAAAATCATACCGTGATGCCGGGACTGATGGACATGCACGTTCACCTTTCCTCCCAGCAGGGCCCGTCTTCTTATATGGAACGCTTCACACTTAACGAAGCTGACTACACCCTGAAAGCGGCACACTTTGCGGAGAAAACCCTGTCTGCCGGCTTTACAACCGTACGTAATCTGGGTGACGAATACAACGAAACCATCGCACTGCGAAAAGCCATCGATAAAGGTCTGGCACAGGGGCCACGTATTTTCTCTGCCGGTAAATCGATTGCGACAACCGGCGGACATGCAGATCCCAGTAACGGGATGGCACACAAACTTCGCCCTGATGTCGGACCGGAGCAGGGAGTTATAAACGGCGTTGCAGAAGCCCGCGATGCAGTACGGCAGCGCTATCAGGATGGTGCTGACGTGATAAAAATCACTGCCACCGGCGGCGTTCTGAGCGTAGCGAAAAGCGGCCAGAATCCGCAATTTATGGACGATGAACTGGAAGCCATTGTTGCTACAGCTAATGACTACGGCATGACAGTGGCTGTGCATGCTCACGGAAAAGAAGGTATGAAGCGGGCCATTAAGGCCGGTGTGACGTCTATCGAGCATGGTACTTACATGGACGATGAGATCATGGATTTGATGAAAGAACACGGCACCTGGTACACCCCGACTATTCTCGCCGGCGAGTTTGTGGCTCAGAAAGCGAAAATCGACGGATTCTTTCCGGAACTTGTCAGACCCAAAGCGGCCGCCATCGGCCCGTTGATCCAAAACACCTTCTCCAAAGCGTATAAAGCGGGTGTAAGCATTGTGTTTGGCACTGACAGCGGCGTTTCAGCACATGGCGATAACGCTCAGGAGTTTGCACTGATGACAGAAGCTGGCATGCCTGCTGCTGAAGCATTGCGCAGTGCAATGGTTTCACCGGCGAAACTGCTGAATATCAGTGATGAACTCGGCACTATCGAAAGCGGTAAACTGGCCGACATCATTGCAGTTGAAGGTAATCCCCTTGAGGACATCAGGGTGATGGAGAAGGTTGTCTTTGTTATGAAGGACGGGGCAATCTTCAAACAATAA